In Paenibacillus segetis, the genomic window GAATGATTCGTTCCCAAGTACTTTGCTCCATGTCTACGAGAGTACCAAATTCGGCGATTCCCGCATTGTTAATCAGAATATCGATAGATCCGAGTTGCGCTTGGAGTTTCAAGACGGCAGCCTCAGCCTCTTGTTGATTGGAGATATCCGCCGTAGCAATATGTACGTCTACGGAGTGTTCTGTCTTTAAGGAATTTTGCAGTGATTCAAGATCAGCAGCTGTTCGTGCAATGAGTCCGAGATTCACGCCTTCTTTTGCCAAAGCAATCGCGATTGATTTGCCAATGCCTTTACCTGCCCCCGTAATGATGGCTGTTTTATTAGTAAGTTGCATGTTTGATCTCCTCCACATTGATTTTCTATAGTGTACATGTTCATTTTATATTATATACGGGGTAATAGTAAGGGTAGCGGAAGTTATGTAATAAAATGGACAAACGAAAAATTAATTAATGTATGCATTAGAGGGCAAATTAGGTAAAAGGCTTGTGCCAACAGAAAATAAGGTGTATGGTACTCAATGTGATTTTTATCATAGTGACTTTTATCATAAGGAGGGATTCACTTGAAAAGATTAGAAAACAAAGTAGCTATTATTACTGGTGCAGCTGGAGGAATGGGTAAAGCCGATGCGCTTTTATTTGCGGAAGAGGGAGCAAAGCTTATCCTAACAGATATTCAGGAAGATAAGATAAAGGCAGTTGCACAGGAGATTGCAGATAACGGCGGAGAAGCAATTGGTTTGGCTCACAATGTAACTTCAGAAGAAGACTGGAAACGTGTGGTAGATGAAGCTGTTGCTACTTTTGGCAAAGTAGATATTCTTGTTAACAATGCAGGCATTTCAAGTGCAACTCCGTTTCTTGAAACGGATGTTGAGCTATGGAATAAGGTTATGAACATCAACCTGACAAGTGTTTTTCTAGGTCAAAAAGAGGTCATCCCTCATATGATCAAACAAGGTGGAGGATCCATCGTGAACATCTCTTCGATCGCTGGATTAACAGGTGGGAGCGGGACAGGACCTTATACTGCAAGTAAAGGCGCAGTTCGGATGCTTACCAAAGCAACGGCTGTGGATTATGCTAAACATAACATTCGGGCAAATTCTGTGCATCCAGGCTTCATCAGAACGCCGATGACGACCGAAATGATGAACGATGAAAAAATGAAGGGTTGGTTCTTGTCAATGACACCTCTTCCACGTCTTGGCGAAGCTGAAGATATTGCAAAAGGTGTTTTATTCTTGGCTTCAGATGAATCTTCCTATATTACGGGCATCGAGCTTCCAATTGACGGCGGATATGCTGCGAAATAAATAACTGTAAATATTCTTAAAATAAAGTGCACCCCGCAGAAGACTCACAGGGTGCACTTTAAAATTTAATGTCCTATTTACAATAAACTTGACCATATGATCTGCTTGGTACCCAGTACGGAGAGAGGTACCCACGAATAAGGGGATGGTACAAAGAAGACGACTACCATTTGCTCTGCAGGGTCAACAAATAAGGCTGAACGACCGGCCCCCTCTAATTGATACGTACCCACTGATTCAAAAGACATATGATCGATAGCGAGGTCGAAGCCGAGTGCTTGGCCTTTGTCTTTAATTTTTCCACCCCAATGGTAGGCAGGGACATTGAACAGATGACGACGTGTTAATAAATCGACTGTCTTGCGTCCTAGAATTCGCTGCCCTTCGAAAGTGCCGCCATTCAAGAGCATTTGTCCGAACTTCCATAAATCAAATAAAGTAGAATGAAGTCCGCTATCAGATCTCGGAGGTCTGCCGTTTTGTTCCTGCGGATTTAAAAGCGAACCCAGTTCATGCTCATCCACTATAAGTACTTCAGCGTGCAACTCTTGTGGGATATCGAAGTAAGTTCGACTCATACCTAATGGAAGAAGAATATGCTCAGTAATATATTGTTCATATGGTACACCTGATACTCGAGCAATGATTTCCCCAAGTAATGCATAGCCGACTGTTGAATAATTGTAAGCTGTACCCGGCTCGCATACCAAGGTACCTTGTAACACTTTGCGAATCCAATTGTCAAAGCCTTGTGCTCCCCACCATTCTCGTGGATAAGGCTCATTGAAATAACCAGATACAGGCATGATGCCAGATGTATGCGTTAATAAGTGGAAGATTGTAATATCTTGATGCGTCGAGTTATTAAATTCGTCCAGAATCGTAACCACTGGCTGATCCAAATAAAGTTTACCATCCTCGATTAATTTACCTATCGCAACATTCGTGAATGATTTGGTTAAGGAAGACAATTTACGTATGGAATCTGGTTGTAAATCACCACGTTCTTGCGTACCGTCTAGCTTACCCATTGAATTCCATACAGCAATTTTCCCATGACGTGCAACAAGATAACTGGCGGCTTGAATCTCACCACGTTCCATTAGTCCATAGAAGTGAGCTTTCAATTTGTTTAATTGCTCAGAACAGAGCCCTACCTCCTCTGGAGCAATATCTATAGCCCCTTTGTAAATACGAACGCCATCAGGAATCTCATTCATGAATCTCCCTCGCCTTCCTTAAAATAGGAATAATGGGGATATTCTAACGAATGGACCTCATGTTGTCTATAAGCGGGACGGAAATTCGTTAGAATGTATAATAAATCGTTTGTTTGTATCACAATATATCAATGAATAACGGAGTTCGTTAAATATTGTTGACTTCTAGCTACAAATAAAGTATCTTAATATTAAGATATTACACATAAAGATAATACAAAATATAGGAGGTGCAATCAACATGGACCAAGCTAAGAATGATTCCTTAGATCTCTACGTTGCATTGACTAGAGCAACCCAATGGCTGAATGCCCATACCGATAAGGATATCAGGAAATATGGTTTAACTCGGACTGAGTTTGGCGTTCTCGAACTGTTATATCATAAAGGTTCGCAGCCTATACAACAAATCTGCGGTAAGGTTCTAATGAGTAGTGGGAACATCACCTACGTTATTGATAAGCTGGAGAAGAAGGGCTTCGTTAGTCGCCGGGCTTCGACCGAAGACAGACGTCTTATATATGCAGAGATAACGGAACCGGGAAGTCAATTTATCGAAGAAGTGTTTCCAAAGCATACCGCAGTAATCGAGCAGGCGATGGCTGGGCTTTCTGCAGAAGAGAAAGTTGTGGCGGCACAGCTCATGAAGAAGTTGGGTAAGTTTGCTCAGTGTGGTTTTAAGTAGCAATCCATATTTAAGGGATAATAGGAGTAGCGCATTCGGTTGGAGATTTCATAATTCAGGGGGTTTCTGTTAGATGGTGAAGCTTGAGGTTATTGCAACTTGTGTAGAAGATGCATTACTGGCAGAAGAATGCGGTGCGGATCGACTTGAATTGATTACCGCGATTACTGAAGGTGGTTTGACTCCTAGTATTGGAATGATCCAGCAGGTCGTGGATGCAGTTCAGATCCCAGTCAATGTTATGGTGCGACCGCATAGTCGGTCTTTTGTATATGGACAGCATGATATTGCTACGATGGCAGTTGATATTGAGGAAATTGCTAAAGTAGGTGCAGCAGGAATTGTTATTGGTGCTTTAACGGCGGATGGAGATATTGATGTTGCGTTATTGGATCAACTACTCCCCCTTGCCGGGAAGATGGATGTCACTTTTCATCGTGCTTTTGATGAATTGGACAATAGGCCCGCCGGACTGGAGACACTTATGTCTTACCCGCAAATATCGCGTGTCCTTACCTCTGGTGGACTCAAGCCAGCACCACAAGCAGTAGCAGAAATTCAGCAACTCGTTGGCATCACCCGGGACAGGGGAAGAGGTTTCTTATCCAACTCTGCCCGAACCCGCGAGAATACATTTCAAATTCTTGCAGGTCATGGTCTCACAATCGAAGGGATTGAAGCCTTTATCGCAGCAACTGGAGTTACCGAAGTGCATTTTGGTTCCGCTGTGCGCTTGGATAGCTCAGCTCTTGCACCGATAGATCCGGTTCGATTGAAGGCTTTGGCTACTAAAATTCATAGCATAGGCTAATGGCCATCTACATCCACATCGTTATTTAGAAAAAAAGAATACCTCAAGTAGTTATAATCTATTTTTTGTGGAGATAACTACTTACTTTTTAGGCAATATCTTAACATAGAGATTCTTAATATAAATATAAAATACAAAAAAACCTAAAGGAGCAATTATAAAGTGAGTATAGCATTAGGATTATTAATTATTCGATTGGTCGTAGGTTTAACGTTTGTAGGACATGGCGCACAGAAGTTATTTGGATGGTTCGGAGGATACGGTCCAAAAGGAACGGGGAGTTGGATGGAGTCCATTGGAATTAAGCCTGGGATTCTGATGGCAGTCATGGCTGGCCTTTCAGAATTGATCGGAGGGTTACTCTTCACATTAGGATTGTTTACTCCGATTGCAGCTGCCTTAATCGTTATTACGATGTTGGTCGCGATTGTTACAGTGCATGGAAAAAACGGCTTTTGGTCCACTGGTAACGGGTATGAATTTAACTTGATCGTCATCGCGCTCGCTGTAGGAGTTGCACTGATCGGTGGCGGAGATTACTCTATAGACGCTATTATGTAACTATAACTTAGACTAATCAACCTGGGAGGAACACTACATGAACGAATTTACTACACTACTGAAATCGCGCAGATCAGCAAATAAATTTATTACTGGAGTTACTATTGAAGACAAGGAACTGGATGAAATTTTTCAGCTTGCGAAGTTTGTCCCATCAGCCTTCAATTTGCAGCATGCCCACTACGTCGTTGTTAAAGATCCTGAGCAGAAGAAAAAGGTGTACGAAGCAGCAAACAAACAATATAAGATTGAAACAGCTTCAGCTGTAGTTGCGGTTCTGGGTAATAAAGAAGCATATAAGGATGTCGCAAAAATTAATGAAGGTATGCTCAATTTGGGTATCCTAAGTAAACAAGAATACGATATGACCGTATCCAGTGTACTGGAATTTTATGAAACTCGGGGGGAGTCATTCCAGCGTGATGAAGCGATTCGCAATGCTAGCTTGTCGGCAATGGGGATGATGTTGATTGCTAAGGATAAGGGATGGGATACCTGTCCGATGATTGGGTTTGACCCACAGGCGCTGAGTGAAATTCTGCAGATCCCTGATTCCTATGTACCAGCCATGTTAATTGCAATTGGAAAAGAGGACACATCAAGTCAGCGACCACGTGGATACCGCAAACCTGTTGCCGAATTCGTCAGTTACGACAAGTTTTAATAAGTACATCGCCAAATAATATAGAAGATAATATAGTCCCGTTTAAGTACGGGTGTTGGAGGAGATTAATAATGAAGCATATTTTTCAAAAAGGAACCGATCTAAATGCGCCGGTGTTACTTCTGTTACATGGTACTGGAGGGACGGAAAACGATCTATTACCGTTAGCTGACATCATATCACCGGGATCTTCCGTACTGAGCGTTAGAGGTAATGTGCTGGAGAATGGGATGCCACGATTTTTCCGCCGACTGTCAGCAGGGGTATTTGATGAGGAGGATTTGATCTTCCGTACGCAAGAATTAAATGATTTTCTGACCCAGGCGGCAGCTGAATATGAATTCGACCGTAATCAGTTGGTAGCCGTAGGTTACTCTAACGGCGCTAATATCGCAGCAAGTCTTCTATTCCATCATCCAAATGCGCTCCGTGGAGCCATTCTACATCATCCTATGGTGCCACGTCGGGGGATTGAACTGCCCGATCTCACCGGGATTCCTGTCTTTATTGGCGCAGGAAGTAACGACAACATGTGCCCTCCTGATGAAACCAAAGCTTTGGACGAAATTTTGACCGGAGCGGGAGCGACAGTAACCGTTCATTGGGAGAACCATGGTCATCAATTAACCTCCACTGAGGTTGCTGCTGCTGGGACTTGGTATCAACAAATTTTTGCTTAACAATAGATCAGCCCATCTAACAATCAACTACTGGTAAGGAGAGATGTACCATGTTATCCATTGATCCGAATAATCAGAGTGAACGAGATAATTATAAGCTGTTAATCGGGAGTATCATCCCTAGGCCTATAGCGATGGTAACAACAGTATCTAATAGTGGGGTATTGAATGCCGCCCCATTTAGTTATTTTAATATCGTAACGGCAAATCCCCCTCTGATATCGGTTTCTGTACAAAGGAAACAAGGAGCTCTCAAGGATACCTCAAGAAATGCCATCGAATCGGGTGCCTTTGTTGTACACATATCGGATGAATCCTACATTCAGGGGATTAACACCACCGCAGCCAACTTAGCCCCGGACGAGAGCGAGGTTATGTTAGCTGGACTTACTCCGATTGCGAGTGAAGTGATTAGCGTACCTGGTCTTGCCGAGGCTAAAATAAGAATGGAATGCCTGCTGGAGCAAGCTATTCCGCTTGGTGGGACGGAGGATGCACCTGCTACCGATTTACTTATCGGCCGTGTTGTACGATTCCATGTGGATGAGTCCTTGTATCACAACGGGCATATCGACCCGGAAAAGTTACAGCCGGTGAGCCGGCTTGCAGGGGCAAACTACTCCAAGCTTGGTGAGATATTCTCGATTGAACGCCCAGAATGATTCACGAGCGAACTTGGATGAAATAAAGACCATTTCTTTCTCCTAGAGGAGAGAGGAATGGTCTCTATTTATTTTCGGGAGTAGTCAATACGATAGTTGCATGAAGTACAACTATTTCTGGTGGAGGTCGGCCAAATCCATCTTTTTAGACAAAAAATATTCAGTTCTGGACCTGATTTAATTAGCAACTAACAACCAGGTTGCATCTGTTTTCATTAATTAATTATCGTTTATCATTAAATATATATTGTTTTATATTAATTTCATTGGTATAATTTTGGAAAATAGTTCAAAGGGAGATGGTTCGTCGATGAAAAATATGAATATAAAAGAAATCCCGAACTTTCGGAATATGTATATCTTACTTCAAATTCTGTTCTTTGGAGGGATCCTTCTTTTTATGTTGATCATGGGTTGGGATATTTGGCTTAGTTTTAAATCGCAAGAGCTGTTCATGGCCGAGAAAGGGATCGCCCACTGGTCGTTTTCCGTCACTTTATCAGATACAACTTCTCGTTCGGTATTGATTCCATTTAAGCTGTTTCAACCCATCGACCCCGACAGATTTAATGCAAAATCCGCCTTCCTGGTCACTGAATTTACTCATATAATACTTACATTTCTTACTTACATCTATTGTATTATGCAAATTAGAAATATAATTGGATCTATTATGAAAGGGAACAGCCCGTTTATTCAGGAGAATGTCGACCGATTGAAGAGACTTGGTGTAGCCGTAATCCTGTATTCCCTATTGGCAAAGCTCATCTTAAATGTGCTCTGCTGGCTTCTTGTTAATCATATATTTTCTATTGATTTATCAGGTATATCCATAACAGGCATCATTATTGGGATGCTCATCTTCGTTATTTCCGAGGTATTTAAGTATGGCGGTTATCTCCAAGAGGAGCATGACACAACAATCTAAAATCTGAGGTGAACATCATGCCGATTATCATCCGCTTGGATAGGGTCTTGGCCGACAAAAAAATGAGATTGAACGACTTAGCCGACCAAGTGGGCATTTCAAATGTGAATCTATCCAATCTAAAAACAGGTAAGGTTAAAGCGATCCGGTTCTCAACCCTAGAAGCGATTTGTGAAATCCTCGACTGTCAGCCTGGGGATATTATGGAATATATTCCGGAACAAGAATAACGCTTCATTCATATTGAGTTGTTATTCTGTTGATTTATTGTTGTACAGTCTCCGATAGTCGTCTTCTAAAATGCTCATAAGGATCGAATCGTGATACTCATGG contains:
- a CDS encoding SDR family NAD(P)-dependent oxidoreductase, with the translated sequence MKRLENKVAIITGAAGGMGKADALLFAEEGAKLILTDIQEDKIKAVAQEIADNGGEAIGLAHNVTSEEDWKRVVDEAVATFGKVDILVNNAGISSATPFLETDVELWNKVMNINLTSVFLGQKEVIPHMIKQGGGSIVNISSIAGLTGGSGTGPYTASKGAVRMLTKATAVDYAKHNIRANSVHPGFIRTPMTTEMMNDEKMKGWFLSMTPLPRLGEAEDIAKGVLFLASDESSYITGIELPIDGGYAAK
- a CDS encoding serine hydrolase domain-containing protein; this encodes MNEIPDGVRIYKGAIDIAPEEVGLCSEQLNKLKAHFYGLMERGEIQAASYLVARHGKIAVWNSMGKLDGTQERGDLQPDSIRKLSSLTKSFTNVAIGKLIEDGKLYLDQPVVTILDEFNNSTHQDITIFHLLTHTSGIMPVSGYFNEPYPREWWGAQGFDNWIRKVLQGTLVCEPGTAYNYSTVGYALLGEIIARVSGVPYEQYITEHILLPLGMSRTYFDIPQELHAEVLIVDEHELGSLLNPQEQNGRPPRSDSGLHSTLFDLWKFGQMLLNGGTFEGQRILGRKTVDLLTRRHLFNVPAYHWGGKIKDKGQALGFDLAIDHMSFESVGTYQLEGAGRSALFVDPAEQMVVVFFVPSPYSWVPLSVLGTKQIIWSSLL
- a CDS encoding MarR family winged helix-turn-helix transcriptional regulator produces the protein MDQAKNDSLDLYVALTRATQWLNAHTDKDIRKYGLTRTEFGVLELLYHKGSQPIQQICGKVLMSSGNITYVIDKLEKKGFVSRRASTEDRRLIYAEITEPGSQFIEEVFPKHTAVIEQAMAGLSAEEKVVAAQLMKKLGKFAQCGFK
- a CDS encoding copper homeostasis protein CutC, whose protein sequence is MKLEVIATCVEDALLAEECGADRLELITAITEGGLTPSIGMIQQVVDAVQIPVNVMVRPHSRSFVYGQHDIATMAVDIEEIAKVGAAGIVIGALTADGDIDVALLDQLLPLAGKMDVTFHRAFDELDNRPAGLETLMSYPQISRVLTSGGLKPAPQAVAEIQQLVGITRDRGRGFLSNSARTRENTFQILAGHGLTIEGIEAFIAATGVTEVHFGSAVRLDSSALAPIDPVRLKALATKIHSIG
- a CDS encoding DoxX family protein → MSIALGLLIIRLVVGLTFVGHGAQKLFGWFGGYGPKGTGSWMESIGIKPGILMAVMAGLSELIGGLLFTLGLFTPIAAALIVITMLVAIVTVHGKNGFWSTGNGYEFNLIVIALAVGVALIGGGDYSIDAIM
- a CDS encoding nitroreductase family protein, producing MNEFTTLLKSRRSANKFITGVTIEDKELDEIFQLAKFVPSAFNLQHAHYVVVKDPEQKKKVYEAANKQYKIETASAVVAVLGNKEAYKDVAKINEGMLNLGILSKQEYDMTVSSVLEFYETRGESFQRDEAIRNASLSAMGMMLIAKDKGWDTCPMIGFDPQALSEILQIPDSYVPAMLIAIGKEDTSSQRPRGYRKPVAEFVSYDKF
- a CDS encoding alpha/beta hydrolase, with the translated sequence MKHIFQKGTDLNAPVLLLLHGTGGTENDLLPLADIISPGSSVLSVRGNVLENGMPRFFRRLSAGVFDEEDLIFRTQELNDFLTQAAAEYEFDRNQLVAVGYSNGANIAASLLFHHPNALRGAILHHPMVPRRGIELPDLTGIPVFIGAGSNDNMCPPDETKALDEILTGAGATVTVHWENHGHQLTSTEVAAAGTWYQQIFA
- a CDS encoding flavin reductase family protein, which translates into the protein MLSIDPNNQSERDNYKLLIGSIIPRPIAMVTTVSNSGVLNAAPFSYFNIVTANPPLISVSVQRKQGALKDTSRNAIESGAFVVHISDESYIQGINTTAANLAPDESEVMLAGLTPIASEVISVPGLAEAKIRMECLLEQAIPLGGTEDAPATDLLIGRVVRFHVDESLYHNGHIDPEKLQPVSRLAGANYSKLGEIFSIERPE
- a CDS encoding DUF2975 domain-containing protein translates to MNIKEIPNFRNMYILLQILFFGGILLFMLIMGWDIWLSFKSQELFMAEKGIAHWSFSVTLSDTTSRSVLIPFKLFQPIDPDRFNAKSAFLVTEFTHIILTFLTYIYCIMQIRNIIGSIMKGNSPFIQENVDRLKRLGVAVILYSLLAKLILNVLCWLLVNHIFSIDLSGISITGIIIGMLIFVISEVFKYGGYLQEEHDTTI
- a CDS encoding helix-turn-helix domain-containing protein; translated protein: MPIIIRLDRVLADKKMRLNDLADQVGISNVNLSNLKTGKVKAIRFSTLEAICEILDCQPGDIMEYIPEQE